One Haloplanus vescus DNA window includes the following coding sequences:
- a CDS encoding 50S ribosomal protein L32e: protein MSDEIQDIEDIGGVGPSKAEAIRAAGYESIEDLKAASQSELADIDGVGNALAARIKADVGGLEVSEETEAEVEEETEEAEDESEEAETELRPRGHADKTPDLDDEAARALVQKRRQGKPKFNRQDHHKKKRVDPSWRKPRGTLSKQRRGIKGKGAVVEAGYRSPKAARGLHPSGFEEVRVHNTDDLEGVDPDTEAVRIASGVGARKRERIEDVCEDREIRVLNPTYIEVEVEEEAE from the coding sequence ATGAGCGACGAGATTCAGGACATCGAAGACATCGGTGGCGTCGGTCCCTCGAAAGCGGAAGCGATCCGCGCAGCCGGCTACGAGTCCATCGAGGACCTCAAGGCCGCGAGCCAGTCGGAACTGGCAGACATCGACGGCGTCGGCAACGCGCTCGCAGCGCGAATCAAAGCCGACGTCGGTGGCCTCGAGGTCAGCGAAGAGACCGAGGCCGAAGTCGAAGAGGAAACCGAAGAAGCCGAAGACGAAAGCGAGGAAGCGGAGACGGAGCTCCGTCCCCGCGGCCACGCCGACAAGACGCCGGACCTCGACGACGAGGCCGCACGCGCACTGGTCCAGAAGCGCCGTCAGGGCAAGCCGAAGTTCAACCGGCAGGACCACCACAAGAAAAAGCGCGTCGACCCGTCGTGGCGCAAGCCGCGAGGGACGCTCTCGAAGCAGCGACGCGGTATCAAGGGCAAGGGCGCAGTCGTCGAGGCGGGCTACCGCTCGCCGAAGGCGGCCCGCGGCCTGCACCCGAGCGGCTTCGAAGAGGTTCGCGTCCACAACACGGACGACCTCGAGGGGGTCGACCCCGACACCGAGGCCGTCCGCATCGCGAGCGGCGTGGGCGCGCGCAAGCGCGAACGCATCGAAGACGTCTGCGAGGACCGCGAGATTCGCGTCCTCAACCCGACGTACATCGAGGTCGAAGTCGAGGAGGAAGCTGAATGA
- a CDS encoding 50S ribosomal protein L18, whose protein sequence is MATGPRYKVPMRRRREDRTDYHQRLRLLKSGKPRLVARVSNRHVRAQLITPGPDGDETHVAASSEDLDEYGWDAPTGNLPSAYLTGYLAGMRAIEAGLSEAVLDIGLNTATPGNKVFAVQEGAIDAGLEIPHSDNVLADWSRNRGEHIAEYAEQLDEPLYSGDLDATDLPEHFDEVRERLMEDNEQ, encoded by the coding sequence ATGGCTACAGGCCCACGATACAAGGTCCCGATGCGGCGTCGCCGCGAGGACCGAACCGACTACCACCAGAGGTTGCGCCTGCTGAAATCCGGCAAGCCGCGTCTGGTTGCTCGCGTGAGCAACCGACACGTCAGGGCGCAGCTGATCACACCCGGTCCCGACGGTGACGAGACGCACGTGGCCGCCTCCTCCGAGGACCTCGATGAGTACGGCTGGGACGCCCCCACGGGCAACCTCCCCAGCGCGTATCTCACGGGGTATCTCGCGGGGATGCGGGCGATCGAGGCAGGCCTCTCTGAGGCCGTCCTCGACATCGGTCTCAACACCGCGACACCGGGCAACAAGGTGTTCGCAGTACAGGAAGGCGCAATCGACGCGGGACTCGAAATTCCGCACAGCGATAACGTCCTCGCGGACTGGTCGCGCAATCGCGGCGAGCATATCGCCGAGTACGCTGAACAGCTGGACGAACCGCTGTACAGCGGCGACCTCGACGCGACGGACCTCCCCGAGCACTTCGACGAAGTGCGCGAACGACTGATGGAGGACAATGAGCAGTAA
- a CDS encoding 50S ribosomal protein L22 has translation MGINYSVEADPETTAKAMLRERPISIKHSKAIARAIKGMTVADAEAYLQDVIDEKQSVPFKQHNSGVGHRSDIDGWDAGRYPEKASKDFLKLIENARNNADEQGFDGESMTINHVAAHKVGERQGRKPRAFGRADPWNTTLCDVELIIEEDEE, from the coding sequence ATGGGAATCAACTACAGCGTCGAGGCCGACCCGGAGACGACCGCCAAGGCGATGCTCCGAGAGCGGCCCATCAGCATCAAGCACAGCAAGGCCATCGCCCGCGCGATCAAGGGCATGACCGTCGCCGACGCCGAGGCGTACCTGCAGGACGTGATCGACGAGAAGCAGTCGGTCCCGTTCAAACAGCACAACTCCGGTGTCGGTCACCGGAGCGACATCGACGGCTGGGACGCCGGTCGCTACCCCGAGAAGGCCAGCAAGGACTTCCTGAAGCTCATCGAGAACGCCCGCAACAACGCGGACGAACAGGGCTTCGACGGCGAGTCCATGACGATCAACCACGTCGCCGCCCACAAGGTCGGCGAACGACAGGGTCGCAAGCCCCGTGCGTTCGGTCGCGCGGACCCATGGAACACCACGCTCTGTGACGTCGAACTCATCATCGAGGAGGACGAGGAATAA
- a CDS encoding 30S ribosomal protein S17: MAIGLNVTEPEDACTDQHCPFHGSLSVRGQTLEGTVASTAMEKTVVVEREYDVRVPKYDRYMKRRSRIPAHAPPCLGLEEGDTVRIAETRPLSKTKSHVVVERLGGDE, encoded by the coding sequence ATGGCGATAGGACTGAACGTAACAGAACCGGAGGACGCCTGTACCGACCAGCACTGTCCGTTCCACGGATCGCTTTCCGTGCGCGGCCAGACGCTGGAAGGTACGGTCGCCTCCACAGCAATGGAAAAGACGGTCGTCGTCGAGCGCGAATACGACGTTCGCGTTCCGAAGTACGACCGATACATGAAACGCCGGAGTCGCATTCCGGCCCACGCACCTCCGTGCCTGGGTCTCGAGGAAGGCGACACGGTCCGCATCGCGGAGACGCGACCCCTCTCGAAGACCAAATCACACGTGGTCGTCGAGCGACTGGGAGGTGACGAGTGA
- a CDS encoding ribonuclease P protein component 1, with amino-acid sequence MALTPETLVRHELNGLHARVVESTNPDAVGISGRVVSETMRTLSLSAGSRVRRLPKSGTTFEFTIPCTDEAADAAKVSGTAPKLPPETASRTGQSDGCEDAAYVTVDGTRLLSRPALRTEKAGVSTWR; translated from the coding sequence ATGGCACTCACACCCGAAACCCTGGTCCGACACGAACTCAACGGCCTGCACGCGCGGGTCGTCGAGTCGACGAATCCCGACGCTGTCGGGATTAGCGGCCGCGTCGTCAGCGAGACGATGCGGACGCTCAGTCTGTCGGCCGGGTCTCGGGTGCGACGCCTCCCCAAGTCGGGGACGACCTTCGAATTCACGATTCCGTGCACAGATGAAGCCGCCGACGCCGCGAAGGTGTCGGGGACCGCGCCCAAACTTCCGCCGGAAACTGCCAGCCGAACTGGTCAGTCTGACGGTTGCGAGGACGCGGCCTACGTTACGGTGGATGGCACACGACTGCTCTCACGACCCGCCTTGCGAACCGAGAAGGCAGGTGTATCCACATGGCGATAG
- a CDS encoding 30S ribosomal protein S14: protein MSESESTQDERDVTGEHASPRTDDRHQCRRCDREQGLVGKYDIFLCRQCFREVARDMGFKKYR from the coding sequence ATGAGCGAAAGTGAATCAACCCAGGACGAACGCGACGTGACCGGTGAGCACGCCTCGCCGCGGACCGACGACCGCCACCAGTGTCGTCGGTGCGACCGCGAACAGGGACTCGTCGGGAAGTACGACATCTTCCTGTGTCGGCAGTGCTTCCGAGAGGTCGCGCGCGACATGGGCTTCAAGAAGTATCGATAA
- a CDS encoding 50S ribosomal protein L6: protein MNRTELQIPDDVSAEMDHLDLTVEGPNGSVTRRLWFPDVSVRVEDDHVVIESEADDANTHATLGTFESHVRNMFHGVTEGWEYQMEIFYAHFPMQVTVEGDEVVIENFLGERAPRTVQIRGDTEVQVDGEEITLSGPDKEAVGQTAADIEQLTRVPDKDTRVFQDGVYITKKPQAGGA from the coding sequence ATGAACCGAACAGAACTCCAGATTCCGGACGACGTGTCCGCCGAAATGGACCACCTGGATCTGACCGTCGAGGGACCGAACGGGAGCGTCACGCGACGCCTCTGGTTCCCCGACGTGTCGGTGCGCGTCGAGGACGACCACGTGGTAATCGAGAGCGAAGCCGACGACGCCAACACGCACGCGACGCTCGGCACCTTCGAGAGCCACGTCAGGAACATGTTCCACGGCGTGACCGAGGGCTGGGAGTATCAGATGGAAATCTTCTACGCCCACTTCCCGATGCAGGTCACCGTCGAGGGCGACGAAGTCGTCATCGAGAACTTCCTCGGCGAGCGCGCGCCGCGAACGGTGCAGATTCGCGGCGACACGGAGGTACAGGTCGACGGCGAGGAGATCACCCTCTCCGGTCCCGACAAGGAAGCCGTCGGGCAGACCGCCGCCGACATCGAACAGTTGACGCGCGTCCCGGACAAAGACACTCGTGTCTTCCAGGACGGCGTCTACATCACGAAGAAACCGCAGGCAGGTGGGGCGTAG
- the rpmC gene encoding 50S ribosomal protein L29 gives MAILHTAEIRDMTPAEREAELEELETELLNAKAVQAAGGMPENPSRVGELKKTIARIKTIQREEGDI, from the coding sequence ATGGCGATTCTCCACACCGCAGAGATTCGCGACATGACGCCCGCCGAACGCGAGGCGGAACTCGAAGAGCTCGAGACGGAACTGCTGAACGCCAAGGCCGTCCAGGCCGCTGGTGGGATGCCCGAGAACCCGTCGCGAGTCGGCGAACTGAAGAAGACAATCGCGCGAATCAAGACGATTCAGCGCGAAGAAGGCGATATCTGA
- a CDS encoding 30S ribosomal protein S3, producing the protein MADEHQFIENGLQRSQIDEFFADELGRAGYGGMDVAKTPMGTQIVLKAEKPGMVIGKGGKNIRKVTTELEERFNLDDPQIDVQEVDEPDLNARIVADRLANALERGWYFRKAGHTTIDRIMEAGALGAEIVLSGKVTGARSRVEKFNRGYIKHNGEPAESIVDEGQGVAVMKLGTIGVTVKIIPPGAELPDDFEIAEDADIEPVEQAAETGEGVEELLEEEPGDVPDVGEGDDVEVPTEGPEDVIDEEIDEEIVEEVVEETQTDDDSETDDSPEETVDESSEDEEELDEDVAEEAADLVEEMEESAEDEPADDEEDT; encoded by the coding sequence ATGGCTGACGAACACCAGTTCATCGAGAACGGACTTCAGCGCTCCCAGATTGACGAGTTCTTCGCGGACGAACTCGGCCGCGCGGGCTACGGCGGCATGGATGTCGCCAAGACCCCGATGGGGACCCAGATCGTCCTCAAGGCCGAGAAGCCCGGAATGGTCATCGGCAAGGGTGGGAAGAACATCCGCAAGGTGACCACGGAACTCGAAGAGCGGTTCAACCTCGACGACCCCCAGATCGACGTGCAGGAGGTCGACGAACCCGACCTCAACGCACGCATCGTCGCGGACCGACTGGCCAACGCCCTCGAGCGTGGCTGGTACTTCCGCAAAGCGGGCCACACGACCATCGACCGGATCATGGAAGCCGGCGCCCTCGGCGCCGAAATCGTCCTCTCCGGGAAGGTCACGGGCGCTCGCTCGCGCGTCGAGAAGTTCAACCGCGGCTACATCAAGCACAACGGCGAACCCGCCGAGTCCATCGTGGATGAGGGGCAGGGCGTCGCCGTGATGAAGCTCGGTACCATCGGCGTGACGGTGAAGATCATCCCGCCGGGAGCCGAACTCCCCGACGACTTCGAAATCGCCGAAGACGCCGACATCGAACCGGTCGAGCAGGCCGCGGAGACGGGCGAAGGCGTCGAGGAGCTCCTCGAAGAGGAGCCGGGCGACGTTCCGGACGTTGGCGAAGGCGACGATGTCGAGGTGCCCACCGAGGGCCCCGAGGACGTCATCGACGAGGAGATCGACGAGGAAATCGTCGAGGAAGTCGTCGAAGAGACCCAGACCGACGACGACTCGGAGACCGACGACTCCCCCGAGGAGACGGTCGACGAGTCCTCCGAGGACGAAGAGGAGCTCGACGAGGACGTGGCCGAGGAGGCCGCGGACCTCGTCGAGGAGATGGAAGAGTCTGCTGAAGACGAACCCGCCGACGACGAGGAGGACACGTAA
- a CDS encoding 30S ribosomal protein S4e, which produces MTRHQKRLSVPKSWPVERKTATWTVKAGAGPHGEAGVPLLIVLRDVLGYVDSRKEANYALNENGVLVNGDAPSDVERPIGMFDILSFVEREEQYRVFPDEGGRLSLTPIDADAAGSRLGKIVRKTQVSGGDIQLTLHDGANVRVDAGTEYDTGDSLVIDNETKDIVAHFVYEEGALVTAVAGSHAGEIGEIDTITVTPGSGDNVVTVTQDDGDGFETIEDYVVVIDENFTEDDDE; this is translated from the coding sequence ATGACGCGACACCAGAAGCGACTCTCAGTACCGAAGTCCTGGCCGGTCGAACGGAAGACCGCGACGTGGACGGTCAAGGCCGGTGCCGGTCCGCACGGCGAGGCGGGGGTTCCCCTGCTCATCGTCCTGCGGGACGTGCTCGGCTACGTCGACTCGCGGAAAGAAGCCAACTACGCGCTCAACGAGAACGGCGTGCTCGTCAACGGGGACGCACCCTCGGACGTCGAGCGCCCCATCGGGATGTTCGACATCCTCTCCTTTGTCGAGCGCGAAGAGCAGTACCGCGTGTTCCCGGACGAGGGCGGTCGGCTCTCGCTGACGCCCATCGACGCCGACGCGGCAGGGAGCCGCCTCGGCAAAATCGTCCGCAAGACGCAGGTCTCCGGCGGCGACATCCAGCTCACGCTCCACGACGGCGCGAACGTTCGCGTCGACGCGGGCACCGAGTACGACACCGGCGACTCGCTCGTCATCGACAACGAGACCAAGGATATCGTGGCCCACTTCGTCTACGAAGAGGGTGCACTCGTGACCGCCGTCGCCGGCAGCCACGCCGGCGAAATCGGCGAAATCGACACGATTACCGTGACGCCCGGGAGCGGCGACAACGTCGTCACCGTCACCCAGGACGACGGCGACGGCTTCGAGACCATCGAAGACTACGTCGTCGTGATTGACGAGAACTTCACGGAGGATGACGACGAATGA
- a CDS encoding 50S ribosomal protein L19e, protein MTDLSAQKRLAADVLDVGEDRVWFDPEEQGEIADAITREDIRDLVDQGTIQQKDASGNSRGRARERADKRAYGHQTGAGSRRGTAGARKNSKEDWTSRIRAQRRRLRELRDDGPLDRTQYRELYNKAGGGEFDSVARLEAYIENNYDVEVSD, encoded by the coding sequence ATGACTGATCTGAGCGCACAGAAGCGGCTCGCTGCCGACGTCCTCGACGTGGGCGAAGACCGCGTGTGGTTCGATCCGGAGGAACAAGGTGAAATCGCGGACGCGATCACCCGCGAAGACATCCGTGACCTGGTCGATCAGGGCACGATTCAGCAGAAAGACGCCTCGGGCAACTCGCGTGGTCGCGCCCGCGAACGGGCCGACAAGCGAGCCTACGGTCACCAGACCGGTGCCGGCTCCCGCCGCGGGACCGCCGGCGCCCGGAAGAACAGCAAGGAAGATTGGACGAGTCGCATCCGCGCCCAGCGCCGCCGTCTGCGTGAGTTGCGCGACGACGGCCCGCTCGACCGCACCCAGTACCGCGAGCTCTACAACAAGGCTGGCGGTGGGGAGTTCGACAGCGTGGCGCGACTCGAAGCGTACATCGAGAACAACTACGACGTTGAGGTGAGCGACTAA
- a CDS encoding 30S ribosomal protein S8 produces the protein MAGNDPLSNALSGLDNAESVGHLSHTVQPASNVIGSVLEVFYDRGYIDGFEFVDDGKSGRFDVELKGAINRCGVVKPRYSAGADEYEKWEKRYLPARDYGALVVTTSHGVMSHYEAREQGIGGQVIAYVY, from the coding sequence ATGGCAGGGAACGATCCCCTCTCGAACGCGCTTTCGGGACTCGACAACGCCGAAAGCGTGGGACATCTGTCCCATACGGTACAGCCCGCGTCGAACGTGATCGGATCGGTACTCGAGGTCTTCTACGACCGCGGGTACATCGACGGCTTCGAGTTCGTCGATGATGGTAAGTCCGGTCGCTTCGACGTCGAACTGAAAGGTGCGATCAACCGCTGTGGCGTCGTCAAGCCCCGCTACTCCGCGGGCGCCGACGAGTACGAAAAGTGGGAGAAGCGATACCTCCCCGCCCGTGACTACGGGGCACTCGTCGTCACGACCAGCCACGGCGTCATGAGTCACTACGAGGCCCGCGAACAGGGCATCGGTGGCCAAGTGATCGCGTACGTCTACTAA
- a CDS encoding 50S ribosomal protein L14: MEALKADVTRGLAKGSLINCADNTGARELKVISVAGYSGTKNRHPKAGIGDKVTVSVTKGTPEMRRQVLEAVVVRQRKPIRRPSGTRVKFEDNAAVVIDDMEEPRGTEIKGPVAREVAERFGSIASTATMIV; this comes from the coding sequence ATGGAGGCGCTGAAGGCCGACGTCACCCGTGGCCTCGCTAAAGGGTCGCTGATCAACTGCGCCGACAACACCGGCGCTCGCGAACTGAAGGTTATCAGCGTCGCGGGCTACTCCGGTACGAAGAACCGACACCCCAAAGCGGGCATCGGCGACAAGGTGACCGTCTCGGTCACCAAGGGCACGCCGGAAATGCGCCGGCAGGTGCTGGAGGCGGTCGTCGTCCGCCAGCGCAAGCCCATTCGCCGCCCGAGCGGCACGCGCGTCAAGTTCGAGGACAACGCCGCCGTCGTCATCGACGACATGGAAGAGCCTCGCGGGACCGAAATCAAGGGTCCTGTTGCGCGCGAAGTCGCCGAACGCTTCGGGAGCATCGCATCCACGGCAACGATGATCGTATGA
- the rplX gene encoding 50S ribosomal protein L24 — protein MTRQPHKQRTQKRNAPLHERHDQVRATLADDLREEYDQRSVRVNAGDTVEVLRGDHAGEEAEVVAVDLTDEVVHVEDVTVEKADGEEVPRPLDASNLRVTELDLEDDRRQARLEGGSE, from the coding sequence ATGACTCGACAGCCACACAAACAGCGCACACAGAAGCGAAACGCGCCCCTGCACGAGCGACACGACCAGGTCCGAGCCACGCTGGCCGACGACCTCCGCGAGGAGTACGACCAGCGTTCGGTCCGCGTCAACGCGGGCGACACCGTCGAGGTGCTCCGCGGCGACCACGCCGGCGAAGAAGCCGAAGTGGTCGCGGTGGACCTCACGGACGAGGTCGTTCACGTCGAAGACGTGACCGTCGAGAAGGCCGACGGCGAAGAGGTGCCCCGGCCGCTCGACGCGAGCAACCTTCGCGTGACCGAACTCGACCTGGAGGACGACCGCCGGCAGGCGCGTCTCGAAGGAGGTAGCGAATGA
- a CDS encoding 50S ribosomal protein L5: MSESAEFHEMREPQIEKVVVHMGVGEGGRELADAEDILESVTGQQSVRTQAKRTVQAFNIREGDPIGAKVTLRGEDAIEFLETALAVADISPQQFDDTGNFSFGVEEHTEFPSQEYDPNIGIYGLDVTVNLVRPGYRVTKRNKESRQIPSSHRLDADDAVAFVESTFDVEVTQ, translated from the coding sequence ATGAGTGAAAGCGCAGAGTTCCACGAGATGCGCGAGCCGCAAATCGAGAAGGTCGTCGTCCACATGGGCGTCGGCGAAGGTGGCCGCGAACTCGCGGACGCCGAGGACATCCTGGAGAGCGTCACTGGTCAGCAGAGCGTGCGGACGCAGGCCAAGCGGACGGTCCAGGCGTTCAACATCCGTGAGGGCGACCCCATCGGTGCCAAGGTGACGCTCCGTGGCGAGGACGCGATCGAGTTCCTCGAAACGGCGCTCGCCGTGGCCGACATCTCGCCCCAGCAGTTCGACGACACGGGTAACTTCAGCTTCGGCGTCGAGGAACACACGGAGTTCCCGAGCCAGGAGTACGACCCGAACATCGGAATCTACGGACTCGACGTGACCGTCAACCTGGTTCGTCCGGGCTACCGCGTCACGAAGCGGAACAAGGAGTCGCGACAGATTCCGTCCTCCCACCGACTCGACGCAGACGACGCCGTCGCCTTCGTCGAATCCACCTTTGACGTGGAGGTTACGCAATGA